The following are from one region of the Juglans regia cultivar Chandler chromosome 10, Walnut 2.0, whole genome shotgun sequence genome:
- the LOC108991412 gene encoding uncharacterized protein LOC108991412 codes for MRLLKILSISCVIAKSAWKFRKPPPIGKWKLNLDGAIFTQHNLLGVVAILRDDSGSMIMAISRREAGTYIVEEIEALASLRELQMILHMGIPHVILEGDTLTVVEAIRSSCEEECSYSPLIREIQALLLHFHSFDVLHVTRQGNEAVHRLARNAQWMDDTIQWWHNPLDFILSNLEIDVEGLYAM; via the exons ATGAGGCTGTTGAAGATACTCTCCATATCTTGTGTCATTGCAAAG AGCGCATGGAAGTTCAGGAAACCTCCACCAATTGGAAAATGGAAGCTAAATCTTGATGGGGCTATCTTCACTCAACATAATCTATTGGGAGTAGTAGCTATCTTGAGGGATGATTCTGGAAGTATGATTATGGCAATTTCGAGAAGGGAAGCAGGTACTTATATTGTGGAGGAGATTGAGGCTCTTGCTTCTTTGAGGGAATTACAAATGATCCTCCATATGGGAATACCTCATGTGATTCTTGAAGGAGATACACTAACTGTTGTGGAGGCTATTAGATCAAGTTGTGAAGAAGAATGCAGTTACAGCCCTCTAATAAGAGAGATTCAAGCTTTGTTATTGCACTTCCATTCATTTGATGTTTTGCATGTTACTAGGCAGGGAAATGAGGCAGTGCATCGATTGGCTAGAAATGCACAATGGATGGATGATACTATTCAATGGTGGCACAATCCGCTGGATTTTATTCTGAGCAATTTAGAAATTGATGTTGAAGGCCTTTATGCTATGTAG
- the LOC108991411 gene encoding E3 ubiquitin-protein ligase RNF126-like, with translation MAAISTESNAMSNYPKDLLFDLDEVLTLPEDSGRRIAAPRSLLMNMPAIATTSDHVCSVCFESFGSTGEDGIGKQVPCGHVFHETCITSWLSHHDSCPLCRCQFSVE, from the coding sequence ATGGCTGCTATATCCACAGAATCGAACGCCATGTCAAACTATCCGAAAGATCTCCTCTTCGACCTCGACGAAGTTCTCACTTTACCTGAAGATTCCGGCCGTCGGATTGCAGCACCCAGATCTTTGCTAATGAACATGCCGGCGATTGCTACAACAAGTGATCATGTTTGTTCGGTCTGCTTCGAAAGCTTTGGGTCGACGGGTGAAGATGGTATTGGTAAACAAGTTCCTTGTGGCCATGTCTTCCATGAAACGTGTATCACCTCGTGGCTCTCCCACCATGACTCTTGCCCTCTCTGCCGGTGCCAATTTTCCGTCGAGTAG